The Marinobacter qingdaonensis genome includes a region encoding these proteins:
- a CDS encoding penicillin-binding protein activator, whose amino-acid sequence MPPLDRRHKPNYPEYFELAMIRIPSNHRALATALTVALLSAGCASVNLQTHVAQTPDQALELAGQEQNRETAQRYLLRIASRFQDQGDHQAARTLLQSEQLAQLAPSLENQQRLLAMASATALKDERWARELTEDLAPDAIINYEPELMGLAAQLQAQTYELAGQPLPGAMTLVLLTQTDSNANPQQLHDQIWQLLTAADDTELESTTQSAIGYEAEGWLELTAAVRASSNELDQQGRAIRSWQNNWPGHPAAQVLPSELQLIATLVDSRPEKIALALPLNGPLASAGKAIRDGFIAAYYMDSSADRDATDIRVIDTSSSAFAELYQELSDDDIDLIVGPLEKEALASLSTMNTLPVPALGLNYLPAGKRAPEGLYQFGLSAEDEARQIADRLAAEDIRQALVLIPQGEWGDRVETALKERMARHGTVALDVERFFRDDNLRAVTADLLGITVSRDRAIQVERTIGLDVEFEPRRRQDAEAIVMVAEPTIARQFKPLFAYYFGGDLPVFSPSIVYEGSPDPARDRDLDRVIFTDTPWVLASDNELRARADQHLSGTRGQLGRLFAMGADAWQLSKRLPLLRQVDSASIQGQTGVLTMTGEGSIHREQLWAQFQNGSPQLLAAPDPRQEREPAESGNRIGTGTDSDQ is encoded by the coding sequence TTGCCACCGTTGGATCGGCGCCACAAGCCCAATTATCCGGAGTACTTCGAGCTTGCCATGATCAGAATCCCCAGCAATCACCGAGCCCTAGCCACGGCACTCACCGTCGCCCTGCTGTCCGCAGGCTGCGCCAGCGTGAACCTCCAGACCCACGTCGCCCAGACCCCGGATCAGGCGCTGGAGCTGGCCGGACAGGAGCAGAACCGTGAGACCGCGCAACGCTACCTGCTGCGAATCGCCAGCCGATTCCAGGACCAGGGCGATCACCAGGCGGCGCGTACGCTACTGCAAAGCGAGCAACTGGCGCAATTGGCGCCAAGCCTGGAAAACCAGCAGCGACTGCTGGCGATGGCCAGCGCCACGGCACTGAAGGATGAACGCTGGGCTCGCGAGCTGACCGAAGACCTTGCCCCCGACGCCATCATCAACTACGAACCGGAACTGATGGGCCTTGCCGCGCAACTGCAAGCCCAGACCTACGAACTGGCCGGCCAACCGCTGCCAGGGGCCATGACACTGGTGCTGCTGACCCAGACCGACAGCAACGCCAACCCCCAGCAACTTCATGACCAGATCTGGCAACTGCTGACGGCCGCTGACGACACCGAACTCGAATCGACCACCCAGTCCGCCATCGGCTACGAGGCCGAAGGCTGGCTGGAATTGACCGCCGCCGTGCGCGCGTCGAGCAACGAACTGGACCAACAGGGCCGCGCCATCCGCAGCTGGCAGAACAACTGGCCCGGCCATCCCGCGGCCCAGGTACTGCCCTCTGAGCTGCAGCTGATTGCCACCCTGGTCGACAGCCGACCGGAAAAAATCGCCCTTGCGCTTCCCCTGAATGGCCCGCTGGCCTCGGCCGGCAAAGCCATCCGCGACGGCTTCATCGCCGCCTATTACATGGACTCGTCCGCGGACCGGGACGCCACCGACATTCGAGTGATTGATACCTCCAGCTCGGCTTTTGCCGAGCTTTATCAGGAGCTATCGGACGATGACATCGACCTGATCGTGGGCCCGCTGGAAAAGGAAGCGCTGGCCAGCCTGAGCACCATGAACACGCTCCCGGTGCCCGCCCTGGGCCTGAACTACCTGCCCGCGGGCAAGCGCGCCCCGGAAGGCCTCTACCAGTTCGGCCTCTCCGCCGAGGACGAGGCGCGCCAGATTGCCGACCGTCTGGCGGCCGAGGACATTCGTCAGGCTCTGGTGCTGATTCCCCAGGGCGAGTGGGGCGATCGAGTGGAAACGGCGCTGAAAGAGCGCATGGCCCGTCATGGCACCGTAGCCCTGGACGTGGAACGCTTCTTCCGGGACGACAACCTGCGCGCCGTCACCGCCGATCTGCTCGGCATCACCGTGTCCCGGGACCGGGCCATCCAGGTGGAGCGAACCATTGGCCTGGACGTCGAATTCGAACCTCGACGCCGCCAGGACGCCGAGGCCATTGTCATGGTCGCGGAACCCACCATCGCGCGTCAGTTCAAGCCGCTGTTTGCCTATTACTTCGGCGGTGATTTGCCCGTGTTCTCACCGTCAATCGTGTACGAAGGCAGCCCGGATCCGGCCCGGGATCGAGATCTTGACCGGGTGATCTTCACCGACACCCCCTGGGTCCTGGCATCGGACAACGAGCTGCGGGCCCGCGCCGACCAGCACCTGTCCGGCACCCGCGGCCAGCTCGGGCGCCTGTTTGCCATGGGCGCCGATGCCTGGCAACTCAGCAAGCGCCTGCCCCTGCTTCGCCAGGTCGACAGCGCCTCCATCCAGGGCCAGACCGGCGTCCTGACCATGACCGGCGAGGGCAGTATTCATCGGGAACAACTTTGGGCCCAGTTCCAGAATGGCAGCCCGCAGTTGCTGGCCGCTCCGGATCCCCGGCAG
- the rsmI gene encoding 16S rRNA (cytidine(1402)-2'-O)-methyltransferase yields MDDETRPAAETSVGAAGVLYIVATPIGNLDDLSPRAEKVLAGVDVVAAEDTRHSGRLLQHLGLHKRLIALHDHNERDRAGALLAELESGRSVALISDAGTPLISDPGYVLVRAARDRGLTVTPIPGPCALVTALSAAGLPTDRFLFVGFLPAKRTGRRSALTELARESATLVFYESPHRILDAVDDMAEVLGESRELVLGRELTKAFETFYAGSVREVQSALAADPHGTKGEFVVMVRGVEPVADAEQAGALDVDRLIRLLLPELPVKKVAKLASELSGRPKNEMYQRALALKQGD; encoded by the coding sequence GTGGACGACGAGACGAGACCGGCAGCGGAAACCAGTGTCGGCGCAGCCGGGGTGCTTTATATAGTGGCGACCCCGATCGGCAATCTGGATGACCTCTCGCCCCGGGCCGAAAAGGTCCTGGCCGGGGTGGACGTGGTTGCGGCCGAAGATACCCGCCACAGCGGTCGACTGCTGCAGCATCTGGGGCTGCACAAGCGCCTGATCGCGCTGCACGACCACAATGAGCGCGACCGGGCTGGCGCCTTGTTGGCGGAGCTGGAATCGGGGCGCAGCGTAGCGCTGATCTCCGATGCCGGCACGCCGCTGATTTCCGATCCGGGCTATGTGCTGGTGCGCGCGGCCCGGGACCGAGGGCTGACGGTAACGCCGATTCCGGGGCCGTGTGCGCTGGTTACCGCCCTGAGTGCTGCGGGTCTGCCGACCGACCGGTTCCTGTTTGTCGGGTTTCTGCCTGCCAAACGCACGGGTCGGCGGTCGGCGTTGACCGAGCTGGCGCGGGAATCGGCAACGCTGGTGTTCTACGAGTCGCCGCACCGAATTCTCGATGCCGTCGATGACATGGCCGAGGTGCTTGGCGAGTCGCGGGAACTGGTGCTTGGCCGCGAGTTGACGAAGGCCTTTGAAACCTTCTACGCCGGATCGGTGCGTGAGGTGCAGTCGGCCCTGGCGGCCGATCCTCACGGCACCAAGGGTGAGTTTGTGGTGATGGTGCGGGGCGTCGAGCCGGTCGCCGACGCGGAACAGGCGGGCGCCCTGGATGTGGATCGCCTGATTCGTCTGCTGTTGCCGGAGCTGCCGGTCAAGAAAGTGGCCAAGCTCGCGTCCGAGCTCAGTGGGCGTCCGAAGAACGAGATGTACCAACGGGCGCTGGCGTTGAAGCAGGGCGATTAA
- the mraZ gene encoding division/cell wall cluster transcriptional repressor MraZ yields the protein MSNFLGSHAINMDAKGRLAIPAKVREELAQTCGGRIVLTANADEERCLLVYPEPEWEELRPKIEALPNMNKAARRLQRLLLGNAAPMELDSAGRILIPPTLRSYAYLEKKLMLIGQGKKLELWSEERWFAWLDESSGDDDMPPEMEALSL from the coding sequence ATGAGCAATTTTCTCGGCAGTCATGCCATCAATATGGATGCAAAGGGTCGCCTGGCGATCCCCGCCAAGGTCCGCGAGGAACTCGCGCAGACCTGTGGCGGTCGCATTGTATTGACGGCCAACGCCGACGAAGAGCGCTGCCTGCTGGTCTATCCCGAGCCCGAGTGGGAAGAGTTGCGTCCGAAAATTGAGGCCTTGCCGAACATGAACAAGGCGGCCCGTCGGCTGCAGCGGTTACTGCTTGGTAATGCCGCGCCCATGGAGCTGGACTCCGCCGGGCGTATCCTGATTCCGCCGACACTGAGAAGTTACGCCTACCTCGAGAAAAAGCTGATGCTGATTGGCCAGGGAAAAAAGCTGGAGTTGTGGAGCGAAGAGCGCTGGTTCGCCTGGCTCGATGAGTCCTCCGGCGACGACGACATGCCGCCGGAGATGGAGGCGCTTTCCCTATGA